A genome region from Deltaproteobacteria bacterium CG2_30_66_27 includes the following:
- a CDS encoding GNAT family N-acetyltransferase encodes MIRKARMSDVKGIRQLIAEYAKKGDMLPRSMADIYENLRDYFVFEEDGGELVGSAAIHIMWEDLAEVRSLAVREGKMRRGVGTQLVESCISEAIMLGIERVFALTYKPEFFEKLGFHIVDKAELPQKIWTDCLKCSKFPDCDEVALVADFSGRRRG; translated from the coding sequence ATGATCCGGAAAGCGAGGATGTCGGACGTCAAGGGGATCCGCCAGCTGATCGCCGAATACGCGAAGAAGGGCGACATGCTGCCGCGGTCCATGGCCGACATCTACGAAAACCTGCGGGATTACTTCGTCTTCGAGGAGGACGGCGGGGAACTGGTCGGCTCCGCGGCGATCCACATCATGTGGGAGGACCTGGCGGAGGTGCGCTCCCTCGCCGTGCGCGAGGGGAAGATGCGCCGCGGCGTCGGGACGCAGCTGGTGGAGTCGTGCATCTCCGAGGCGATCATGCTCGGGATCGAACGCGTCTTCGCGCTGACGTACAAGCCGGAGTTCTTCGAGAAGTTGGGGTTCCACATCGTGGACAAGGCCGAGCTCCCCCAGAAGATCTGGACCGATTGCCTGAAGTGCTCCAAGTTCCCCGACTGCGACGAGGTCGCGCTGGTCGCCGACTTCTCCGGGAGGCGGCGTGGCTGA
- a CDS encoding pyrimidine 5'-nucleotidase: MSNGPLFIFDLDNTLYPPEVTLWRIVDLRIEEYVRRKLGTDAVTAHRMRKAFLAEFGTTLRGLMHHHGVSPADYLEFVHDVPIPEIVPPRPELREMLSGLPGRCVVFTNGSEGYALRVLDALGVADMMEGIYGIEFMEYIAKPSPYPYAKLLRVTGARGEDSLFCEDICRNLLPARELGMFTVWVGGNEKESPAHAVVKDVCDLPDVLHGFPPMSRWNGGAARGASYNGASRKAGGTA; encoded by the coding sequence TTGTCGAACGGGCCGCTCTTCATCTTCGATCTCGACAACACGCTCTACCCGCCGGAAGTGACCCTGTGGCGGATCGTCGACCTGCGGATCGAGGAGTACGTCCGCAGGAAGCTCGGGACCGACGCCGTGACGGCCCACCGGATGCGGAAGGCGTTTCTCGCCGAGTTCGGGACGACGCTTCGGGGGCTGATGCACCACCACGGCGTCTCCCCCGCCGACTACCTCGAGTTCGTCCACGACGTTCCGATCCCGGAAATCGTCCCCCCGCGGCCGGAGCTGCGGGAGATGCTCTCGGGGCTCCCCGGCAGGTGCGTCGTGTTCACCAACGGATCGGAAGGCTACGCCCTCAGGGTGCTCGACGCGCTGGGCGTGGCCGATATGATGGAAGGGATCTACGGGATCGAATTCATGGAATACATCGCCAAGCCGTCGCCCTACCCGTACGCGAAACTGCTGCGGGTGACGGGAGCCCGCGGCGAGGATTCCCTGTTCTGCGAGGACATCTGCAGGAACCTGCTGCCCGCGCGCGAACTGGGGATGTTCACCGTGTGGGTGGGCGGGAACGAGAAGGAGTCTCCGGCGCACGCCGTCGTGAAAGACGTGTGCGATCTGCCGGACGTGCTCCACGGTTTCCCCCCCATGTCCCGGTGGAACGGCGGCGCGGCCCGAGG